One Acidimicrobiales bacterium genomic region harbors:
- a CDS encoding transcription antitermination factor NusB, translating to MTGPGEDGAPSREGLTIEGGDNARAIARTCLVRIDQSGAFANIVVPRTLDGVRLSDADRRFVTQLVYGTTRMRRSCDWLVDRFITREVEPEVRAVLRMGAFQLVHLGVPPHAAVDTSVEIAPKRARGFVNAVLRRVADAGHDWPDDGIRLSYPDWIVRRLCDELGREDAVAALEKMNEAPAVTERDDGYTQDTASQWVTAAVDAQPGDLVADVCAAPGGKATGLAATGAAVVAADRRPSRVGLVVSNAQRTGVELSAVVADARRSPYRSGAFDRVLVDAPCSGLGVLRRRPDARWRIEESDIVALATLQHEILSEAAGLVAPGGRLVYSVCTLVEAETVDTAAVVAERGGFEPVEIGEPWRPWGTGGILLPQDHDTDGMALFVWQRV from the coding sequence GTGACGGGCCCCGGAGAAGACGGCGCTCCGTCCCGGGAGGGACTCACCATCGAAGGTGGCGACAACGCCCGTGCGATAGCGCGGACCTGTCTGGTCCGGATCGACCAGAGCGGCGCCTTCGCCAACATCGTCGTGCCCCGCACCCTCGACGGGGTCCGGCTGTCCGACGCGGATCGCCGTTTCGTGACCCAGCTCGTCTACGGCACGACGCGGATGCGGCGGTCGTGCGATTGGCTGGTGGACCGCTTCATCACCCGGGAGGTGGAGCCCGAGGTGCGAGCGGTACTGCGGATGGGTGCGTTCCAACTCGTCCACCTCGGCGTGCCACCTCACGCCGCGGTGGACACGTCGGTGGAGATCGCCCCCAAGCGGGCCCGCGGCTTCGTGAACGCCGTCCTGCGCCGCGTGGCCGACGCCGGTCACGACTGGCCCGACGACGGGATCCGGCTGAGCTACCCGGACTGGATCGTCCGCCGGCTCTGCGACGAACTCGGCCGCGAGGACGCCGTCGCGGCGCTCGAGAAGATGAACGAGGCCCCGGCCGTGACCGAGCGTGACGACGGCTACACCCAGGACACCGCGTCGCAGTGGGTGACGGCGGCGGTGGACGCGCAGCCAGGGGACCTGGTCGCCGATGTCTGCGCAGCTCCCGGTGGCAAGGCGACAGGTCTCGCAGCCACCGGCGCCGCTGTCGTCGCGGCGGACCGACGGCCGAGCCGGGTCGGCCTCGTCGTCTCGAACGCGCAGCGCACCGGCGTCGAGTTGTCCGCGGTGGTGGCCGATGCCCGCCGTTCGCCCTACCGCTCGGGGGCCTTCGACCGGGTTCTGGTGGATGCCCCGTGTTCGGGCCTGGGCGTGCTGCGACGCCGCCCCGATGCCCGCTGGCGGATCGAGGAGTCCGACATCGTCGCGTTGGCGACACTGCAACACGAGATCCTCTCCGAGGCGGCTGGACTCGTCGCACCGGGCGGGCGCCTCGTCTACAGCGTCTGCACCCTGGTGGAGGCGGAGACGGTGGACACCGCGGCGGTCGTGGCCGAGCGGGGAGGGTTCGAGCCGGTCGAGATCGGTGAGCCGTGGCGGCCGTGGGGGACAGGCGGAATCCTGCTGCCCCAGGACCACGACACCGACGGCATGGCGCTGTTCGTCTGGCAGCGCGTCTGA